The Paenibacillus macerans genome includes a window with the following:
- a CDS encoding ABC transporter substrate-binding protein, protein MASNRNRLKVFSLIVISALLATALAGCGGSAGKNAGSGAQDQGNSSEAGSGKTITWLTARPENGAIIQTVRELADRYAEDHPGFKLDIQVTADRPSYLTKLRTLIASGEVPEFIDTDADPYAQELADAGMLVDMKQFLEEQGLYDQFYEPALKYQELPDGRLYLLPLEYHLEMTWYNKKIFAENNLAVPKTIDDMLAVSKALKDKGITPIAVDGVDVWPVLRYAAMIPFRASGNEFARNLSQGKAKMSDETGMQAANFVANIGQYFQQGFATTDYTTAKNMFLSGEAAMYRMGTWEIPSFVEENLPDNLKGNVDYFYLPTMAGAKTPDNEFFGNSGIGLAATASKFDGTAKDFLSYVLKNYSDVYVAKQQMSPLKFTIEDESKFSELFLRIKKDMDNYGSEFAKPWDTLLDANTNSVMSDLIMKLAMGAMTPEEFAKQVDDTIAQNAGN, encoded by the coding sequence ATGGCAAGTAACAGAAATAGGTTAAAGGTCTTCTCTCTTATCGTCATCTCCGCATTGCTTGCAACCGCTCTCGCCGGCTGCGGCGGCTCGGCGGGCAAAAACGCCGGGAGCGGCGCGCAGGATCAGGGAAATTCATCCGAGGCGGGTTCAGGCAAAACGATTACCTGGCTGACGGCCCGGCCGGAGAACGGGGCGATCATTCAAACCGTTCGGGAGCTGGCGGACCGCTATGCGGAAGACCATCCCGGCTTCAAACTGGACATTCAAGTGACGGCGGACAGACCATCCTACTTGACCAAGCTGAGAACGCTCATCGCGTCCGGTGAAGTACCGGAATTTATCGATACGGACGCCGATCCGTACGCCCAGGAACTGGCGGATGCCGGCATGCTGGTCGATATGAAGCAGTTTCTGGAGGAGCAAGGCTTGTACGATCAGTTCTACGAACCGGCGCTGAAATACCAGGAGCTGCCCGACGGACGTCTGTACCTTCTCCCCTTGGAATACCATCTGGAGATGACTTGGTACAACAAGAAAATTTTCGCCGAAAATAACCTGGCCGTACCCAAAACGATCGACGATATGCTTGCGGTCAGCAAGGCGCTTAAAGACAAAGGCATTACCCCGATCGCCGTGGACGGGGTCGATGTCTGGCCTGTACTGCGTTATGCGGCGATGATTCCATTCCGCGCCTCCGGGAACGAATTTGCCCGGAATCTGAGCCAGGGCAAGGCCAAAATGAGCGACGAAACCGGCATGCAAGCGGCGAATTTCGTCGCCAATATCGGCCAATACTTCCAGCAAGGCTTCGCCACCACGGATTACACGACCGCCAAAAACATGTTCCTGAGCGGCGAAGCGGCCATGTACCGGATGGGCACCTGGGAAATTCCGTCTTTCGTGGAAGAAAATCTGCCGGATAACCTGAAGGGAAATGTCGACTATTTCTATCTGCCAACCATGGCGGGCGCCAAAACGCCGGATAACGAGTTTTTCGGAAACAGCGGCATCGGCCTGGCCGCCACGGCCAGCAAGTTCGACGGAACCGCCAAGGACTTCTTAAGCTATGTCCTGAAAAACTACAGCGACGTCTACGTGGCTAAACAGCAAATGTCTCCGCTCAAATTTACGATTGAAGACGAGTCCAAGTTCTCCGAACTGTTCCTGCGGATCAAAAAGGATATGGACAATTACGGTTCGGAGTTTGCCAAGCCTTGGGATACGCTGCTCGACGCCAACACGAACTCCGTCATGAGCGATTTGATCATGAAACTGGCCATGGGAGCCATGACGCCGGAGGAGTTCGCCAAACAAGTCGACGATACCATCGCTCAAAACGCCGGCAACTAG
- a CDS encoding carbohydrate ABC transporter permease, producing MNVLKDKKAWLIFITPALLFYLGTVFVPIIQSLNYGFQDWNGIKDAKYIGLGNYIKMFHDPYFWNSVQNNLVYVVIVVLMQVFIGLFFALLLSYVKKGAGIFRTLYYLPAVVVTVAIAQMFRNFYSLQPLGLLNMFLGWIGLGHLQNAWLSDPHTALIAVSIPEGWRFTGMYMVIFYAALIAIPKEVEEAATIDGVNGWQLIRYIKLPSIKHVLSLALIMCTTGALRGFDIPYIIGVPGSTTELVTTYMYKKAFSTIQYGYGSAIAVFIVIESLLAVLIIRAIFNSRKGEA from the coding sequence ATGAATGTACTCAAGGACAAAAAGGCATGGCTCATATTTATCACGCCCGCCCTGCTGTTTTATTTGGGAACCGTCTTTGTCCCGATCATTCAGTCGCTGAACTACGGGTTTCAAGATTGGAACGGAATCAAGGACGCCAAGTATATTGGGCTGGGCAATTACATCAAGATGTTCCATGACCCTTATTTCTGGAATTCCGTGCAAAACAACCTGGTGTACGTCGTCATCGTCGTGCTGATGCAAGTGTTCATCGGGCTGTTTTTCGCGCTGCTGCTCTCTTACGTCAAAAAAGGAGCCGGCATTTTCAGAACGTTGTATTATTTGCCGGCCGTTGTGGTCACCGTCGCCATCGCCCAGATGTTCCGCAACTTCTATTCCCTGCAGCCGCTGGGCCTGCTCAACATGTTCCTGGGATGGATCGGGCTCGGCCACTTGCAAAACGCCTGGTTATCCGATCCGCACACCGCGCTGATCGCCGTATCCATTCCCGAAGGCTGGCGCTTTACGGGGATGTACATGGTGATTTTTTACGCGGCGCTGATCGCGATTCCGAAAGAAGTCGAGGAAGCCGCCACCATCGATGGTGTGAACGGCTGGCAGTTGATCCGTTATATCAAATTGCCGAGCATCAAGCATGTGCTGAGCCTGGCTCTCATTATGTGCACCACCGGGGCGCTGCGGGGTTTCGATATCCCGTATATCATCGGTGTCCCGGGTTCGACAACCGAGTTGGTCACAACTTATATGTACAAAAAAGCGTTCTCCACCATCCAATACGGCTACGGCAGCGCGATCGCCGTATTTATCGTCATCGAAAGCCTGCTTGCCGTCCTGATCATCCGGGCCATATTTAATTCCAGGAAAGGAGAAGCGTAA
- a CDS encoding carbohydrate ABC transporter permease — protein sequence MKSKKTALSFLLYFIVIAILIVQIYPVVWLMLSSFKSSIELTTKPFSLPTVWSFANYADVFRESDLLLYIKNTAIVTFSCLVLIIFLSATAGFALVKMNFKLNSKLLLFFTVGIMIPIQVTLIPLFIMYKDFGLLNSYLALILPQVGFALPLSILIFTSFYSYVPNELIEAAVIDGCNIYQVFYKIISPLTINTTVTVASINFIFIWNDFIFSNTFTNDKQYKTIAVGLQEFIGAFGATDWGQTFAAISISIIPIIITYLFLNKYVMAGVSDGAVKG from the coding sequence ATGAAATCCAAAAAAACGGCTTTGTCCTTCCTGCTGTATTTTATTGTGATCGCAATCCTGATCGTGCAAATCTATCCGGTGGTGTGGCTGATGTTGTCCAGCTTCAAATCGAGCATCGAATTGACGACAAAGCCGTTTTCGCTGCCGACGGTATGGTCGTTTGCCAACTATGCCGACGTATTTCGGGAAAGTGACCTGCTGCTGTATATCAAAAACACCGCCATCGTCACCTTCAGCTGTCTGGTGCTGATCATCTTCCTCAGCGCAACGGCGGGCTTTGCCCTCGTCAAAATGAATTTCAAGCTGAATTCGAAGCTGCTGTTGTTCTTTACGGTCGGGATCATGATTCCGATTCAGGTCACTTTGATCCCGCTGTTTATTATGTACAAAGATTTCGGGCTGCTGAACTCGTATCTGGCGCTGATCCTGCCGCAAGTCGGCTTTGCCCTGCCGTTGTCGATTTTGATTTTCACCAGTTTTTACAGCTATGTGCCGAATGAATTGATCGAAGCCGCCGTCATCGACGGATGCAACATTTATCAAGTGTTTTATAAAATCATTTCACCGCTGACCATCAACACGACGGTTACGGTCGCCTCGATCAACTTCATTTTCATTTGGAACGATTTTATTTTTTCCAACACCTTTACGAACGACAAGCAATACAAAACGATCGCCGTCGGGCTTCAGGAATTCATCGGGGCGTTTGGCGCGACGGATTGGGGCCAGACGTTTGCGGCCATCAGCATCAGCATCATCCCGATCATCATCACATACTTGTTCCTGAACAAATACGTGATGGCCGGCGTGTCCGACGGAGCGGTTAAAGGATAA
- a CDS encoding glycoside hydrolase family 172 protein, whose product MQSMNQLFGRMNGKSRAITAENPRGLKGEGGKAAGPLGVARKGKAFIPLAQGETATLVDIEGPGIIQHIWMTVTDQTEAGWFVLRDLVLRMYWDGEESPSVEVPLGDFFCNGFGARAVVNSMPIVVNPVGGMNSYFAMPFQKSAKVTVTNEHPQEIEAFFYQFDYMLVDELAEDTEYFHAQFRRENPTKLKQDYTIVDGIKGRGKYIGTYMAWTSLSRYWYGEGEVKFYLDGDRDWPTICGTGTEDYFGGAWGFVKYDNGNPVEEQTYSTPFMGFPYFAVKDTTRAHIYDGAACPMRGFYRWHILDPILFEEDLRVTVQQIGHDGKALFERSDDISSVCYWYQTEPHQAFPALPGVLERRPR is encoded by the coding sequence ATGCAATCGATGAACCAATTGTTTGGCAGAATGAACGGAAAAAGCAGAGCGATCACGGCGGAAAATCCGCGCGGCCTGAAAGGCGAAGGCGGGAAAGCCGCCGGCCCCTTGGGCGTCGCCCGGAAGGGCAAAGCCTTTATCCCGCTGGCTCAGGGCGAAACCGCCACGCTCGTTGATATCGAAGGCCCCGGCATCATCCAGCACATCTGGATGACCGTGACCGACCAGACCGAAGCCGGCTGGTTCGTGTTGCGCGACCTGGTGCTGCGGATGTATTGGGACGGTGAAGAATCGCCGTCCGTGGAAGTTCCGCTGGGCGATTTCTTCTGCAATGGCTTCGGGGCCAGAGCGGTCGTCAACTCCATGCCGATTGTGGTCAACCCGGTCGGCGGCATGAACAGTTACTTTGCGATGCCTTTCCAAAAATCCGCCAAAGTAACGGTAACGAATGAGCATCCTCAAGAGATCGAGGCGTTTTTCTACCAGTTTGATTATATGCTGGTCGATGAGCTTGCGGAGGATACGGAATATTTTCACGCCCAGTTCCGCCGGGAAAATCCGACCAAGCTCAAGCAGGATTATACAATTGTAGATGGAATTAAAGGAAGAGGGAAATACATTGGCACCTATATGGCCTGGACCTCGCTGTCCCGATATTGGTACGGCGAAGGGGAAGTGAAATTTTACCTTGATGGCGACCGGGATTGGCCGACGATCTGCGGCACGGGGACCGAGGATTACTTCGGCGGCGCCTGGGGTTTCGTGAAATACGACAACGGCAACCCGGTTGAAGAGCAGACGTACTCCACCCCATTCATGGGTTTCCCGTATTTTGCGGTAAAAGATACGACAAGAGCGCATATTTACGATGGAGCGGCTTGTCCGATGCGCGGCTTCTATCGTTGGCATATACTTGACCCCATTTTGTTTGAAGAAGATTTGCGGGTCACCGTTCAACAGATCGGGCATGACGGAAAAGCGTTGTTCGAAAGAAGCGATGACATAAGCTCCGTATGTTACTGGTACCAGACCGAGCCGCACCAAGCGTTTCCCGCCCTGCCCGGCGTATTGGAAAGACGTCCGCGCTAA
- a CDS encoding LacI family DNA-binding transcriptional regulator, translating to MAKKRVTLVQVAKDAGVSPATVSHFLNGNFQKMGAETKEKISLSINKLGYQVNPVAKSLITGRMHTIGLVLSDSTYDGDGYFEDLYFLHFAKVIKQQLKALGYKIILLDFEEIFMNIQMVDGIIVKATLDTEKFMPKLMDLNVPVITVGRHNLSYGAHVLRVNDYQSGQTGVNHLLSRGYDKLVILTYPHGHVPGFDDRLNGASETLQQNGKLPTVITGDMTETFGYDTVMNLAKSNQLPQALFCLNDISAIGALKACKDLNLAVPDQLAVLGVDDMPTVSELLSLSTIRHPINELAEAASKLMIESIETDGQRLDPVEEVFPTELMVRRTS from the coding sequence ATGGCTAAAAAAAGGGTTACTTTAGTTCAAGTCGCAAAAGACGCGGGCGTATCGCCCGCGACGGTCTCCCATTTTCTGAACGGTAACTTTCAGAAGATGGGCGCGGAGACGAAGGAAAAAATCAGTCTCTCGATCAATAAGTTAGGTTATCAAGTGAACCCGGTGGCCAAAAGCCTTATCACCGGCAGAATGCACACGATCGGGCTCGTCTTGTCCGACAGCACCTATGACGGAGACGGTTACTTTGAGGACTTATACTTCCTCCATTTTGCCAAAGTCATCAAGCAGCAGTTAAAGGCCTTGGGATATAAAATTATCCTGCTCGACTTTGAAGAAATATTCATGAATATCCAGATGGTCGACGGAATCATCGTCAAAGCGACCTTGGACACGGAAAAATTCATGCCCAAATTAATGGACCTCAACGTGCCGGTCATTACGGTAGGACGCCACAACTTATCCTACGGAGCGCATGTGCTGCGCGTCAACGACTATCAGAGCGGTCAAACCGGGGTAAACCATTTGTTATCCCGCGGCTATGACAAGCTGGTCATTTTGACTTATCCGCACGGCCATGTTCCCGGTTTCGACGACCGGCTGAACGGAGCCAGCGAAACCTTGCAGCAAAACGGCAAGCTGCCAACCGTCATCACCGGCGATATGACGGAAACTTTCGGATACGATACCGTGATGAACCTGGCCAAAAGCAACCAGCTGCCGCAAGCTTTGTTTTGTTTAAACGACATCTCCGCCATCGGGGCGTTAAAGGCCTGCAAGGATTTGAACCTGGCCGTCCCGGATCAGCTTGCCGTGCTGGGCGTCGACGATATGCCGACCGTCTCCGAGCTGCTGAGCCTATCGACGATCCGGCACCCCATCAACGAATTGGCCGAGGCCGCTTCCAAGCTGATGATCGAATCCATTGAAACCGACGGCCAGCGCCTCGATCCTGTCGAAGAAGTGTTCCCGACGGAACTGATGGTTCGGCGCACCAGTTGA
- a CDS encoding DegV family protein encodes MSVKNVIKLIADSTSDLPNHWIKQYDIGIVPLYVTLGGQTYKDTLEITTAELYRRVEEEGTIPKTAAPSPADFYRIFEPEISAGKNILYISMSSKVSSTNQNAHIAAREFPAGRVHIVDSMHLSASYALLVIRAARALEAGQPLNEVIGDIENVREKVKIEILVDRLDYLHKGGRVTSLQHLIGNVLKVRPVLNIVKGEVRSVQKYRGKMEKALEPILQKVVSQKNRICPNLVIIGQMLAEKMAERVRSHLLDHIHFKEVAVIEGGCAIGSHTGPNTIAVSYLLKGSV; translated from the coding sequence ATGAGCGTAAAGAATGTCATAAAATTAATAGCCGACAGCACATCGGATCTTCCAAATCATTGGATCAAACAATACGATATCGGGATCGTCCCGCTTTATGTGACCCTGGGGGGTCAAACCTATAAAGATACCCTGGAGATAACAACAGCCGAATTATACCGTCGCGTTGAGGAAGAAGGAACTATTCCCAAAACTGCTGCTCCGTCCCCTGCGGATTTTTACCGGATTTTCGAGCCAGAGATCAGTGCCGGAAAAAATATTTTATATATCAGCATGTCTTCCAAGGTATCTTCCACCAATCAAAACGCACATATAGCAGCCAGAGAATTCCCGGCCGGACGGGTACACATCGTGGATTCCATGCACCTATCAGCCAGCTATGCCTTGTTGGTTATTCGTGCCGCACGTGCGCTTGAAGCCGGGCAGCCCCTAAATGAAGTAATCGGGGATATAGAGAATGTGAGAGAGAAGGTCAAGATCGAAATCCTGGTGGATAGGTTGGATTATCTGCATAAGGGAGGCCGCGTTACCAGTTTACAACATCTCATCGGCAATGTGCTGAAAGTGCGTCCAGTCTTAAACATCGTTAAGGGCGAGGTTCGTTCCGTTCAAAAATACCGTGGTAAAATGGAAAAGGCGCTGGAGCCGATTTTGCAAAAAGTAGTCAGTCAAAAAAACCGGATTTGTCCGAACCTGGTGATCATCGGTCAAATGCTGGCGGAGAAAATGGCAGAAAGGGTTCGCTCTCATTTGCTCGACCATATTCATTTCAAGGAAGTGGCTGTAATTGAAGGGGGATGTGCGATAGGTTCGCATACCGGCCCGAATACGATCGCGGTCAGTTATTTGCTGAAAGGTTCCGTTTAG
- a CDS encoding GH32 C-terminal domain-containing protein, which translates to MSQVPDNQGLMMYWAFDEGTGAKALESVSQTRDDIQYVFKQAEFTEPRDPQWRQGVLGSGLLFDGYSTYVAHSLNEDDSDGEPAYLSALSIGVWVAPRSYEWGEGGKLAAIINRYNGESKQGYLLGMFRHGSWSFQLGLESGEWKELWSPDGYELPKNEWSYVSAVFDGNQGEMKLYLNGSEIASAPVPCGSRLAEAVDMDLLIGKNNHSSRLARAFSLHMFSGIIDELKIYNRVLSAEEVAAAYREVLDTTHGGVHPSLKYDEIKLDRTPLLADRHRPQYHVSPPAHWMNEPHAPIYFEGKYHLFYQHNPLGPFFHQIHWGHWVSEDLVHWRDLPVALAPEKDGLAPDGIWSGSAAYDADGLPVLFFTAGNDSASPNQSVALARSTYSRDGDSELVRWVKHPEPLIVQKKGMGAFGDFRDPFVWKDDDGWYALVGSGIEGEGGAALAFASKDMLNWTYKGPFYQADLQKFPYLGPIWELPVFLPLGADKQGVNKHLLLVSPVGKGADVEVFYWIGQLDKENLTFVPDQEEPQLIDVGDFHFTGPSGMVDLKTGRRIIFTIAQGDRTPELEYQSGWAHNGGLPLSVYLREDGRLGIEPIQELQSLRGEKRLSLRDKSLAEANARLREVQGDMLEIRLEIEPGSARKFGIKVRRTPDGVEETLLYYDANQSMLLVDRTKTTQHPGESCGGVQGGKLELPGENLKLHLYLDRSMVEAYANGLKSLTTRVYPSRKDAMGLEVWGDDKLTVTSLEVWDMKPIWQEGSA; encoded by the coding sequence GTGAGCCAAGTACCCGACAACCAGGGGCTGATGATGTATTGGGCTTTTGACGAAGGAACCGGAGCAAAAGCTTTGGAGAGCGTATCCCAAACCCGGGATGATATTCAATACGTATTTAAGCAAGCGGAGTTTACCGAACCGCGTGACCCACAGTGGAGACAGGGCGTATTGGGCAGTGGACTCCTGTTCGACGGTTACTCGACTTATGTTGCCCATTCGTTAAATGAGGACGATTCCGACGGGGAGCCGGCATATCTTTCAGCGCTGAGCATTGGAGTATGGGTAGCGCCCCGTTCGTATGAATGGGGGGAAGGGGGGAAACTGGCCGCGATCATAAACCGCTACAATGGGGAGAGCAAGCAAGGATATCTGCTTGGCATGTTCCGTCACGGCTCTTGGTCCTTTCAACTTGGGCTCGAAAGCGGCGAATGGAAAGAACTTTGGTCCCCTGACGGCTATGAACTGCCCAAAAATGAATGGTCTTACGTTAGTGCGGTGTTTGATGGAAACCAGGGCGAAATGAAGCTGTATTTGAACGGCAGCGAAATCGCCTCGGCTCCCGTGCCATGCGGTTCCCGCTTGGCCGAGGCTGTGGACATGGACCTGCTCATCGGTAAAAACAATCACAGCAGCCGGCTGGCGAGAGCATTCAGCCTGCACATGTTTAGCGGAATCATCGACGAGCTTAAGATCTATAATCGGGTCCTAAGCGCGGAGGAGGTAGCCGCCGCTTATCGGGAAGTGTTGGATACTACCCACGGAGGAGTCCATCCGTCCTTAAAATACGATGAGATCAAGCTTGACCGGACGCCTTTGCTGGCGGACCGGCACAGACCGCAATATCATGTCAGCCCGCCGGCCCATTGGATGAACGAACCGCATGCACCGATCTATTTTGAAGGGAAATATCATTTATTTTATCAGCATAACCCGCTTGGGCCTTTCTTTCATCAGATCCATTGGGGACATTGGGTAAGTGAAGACCTGGTGCATTGGCGCGACCTTCCTGTGGCGCTCGCGCCGGAGAAGGATGGGCTTGCACCGGACGGGATCTGGTCGGGAAGCGCGGCCTATGATGCGGACGGCCTGCCGGTCTTGTTCTTTACGGCGGGCAATGACAGCGCTTCGCCAAACCAGAGCGTGGCGCTGGCCCGAAGCACCTACTCCCGGGATGGCGACTCGGAACTGGTACGCTGGGTCAAACATCCGGAGCCGCTCATCGTGCAGAAAAAGGGCATGGGCGCATTCGGCGATTTCCGCGATCCCTTTGTTTGGAAGGACGATGACGGCTGGTATGCCCTGGTCGGATCCGGAATCGAAGGTGAAGGCGGAGCGGCCTTGGCGTTTGCTTCAAAGGATATGTTGAATTGGACGTACAAAGGGCCGTTTTATCAAGCGGATCTGCAGAAGTTTCCTTATCTTGGCCCTATATGGGAGCTTCCCGTCTTTCTTCCTCTTGGTGCCGACAAGCAAGGGGTGAATAAACATCTTCTGCTGGTCAGCCCGGTGGGAAAGGGGGCGGATGTCGAGGTGTTCTATTGGATCGGGCAGCTTGACAAGGAAAATCTGACCTTCGTTCCTGATCAAGAGGAGCCGCAGCTGATTGACGTCGGTGATTTCCACTTTACCGGCCCGAGCGGAATGGTGGATCTGAAAACCGGTAGAAGAATCATCTTTACAATCGCCCAAGGCGATCGGACGCCCGAGCTGGAGTATCAGTCAGGTTGGGCCCATAACGGCGGCTTGCCGCTGAGCGTATATTTGCGGGAAGACGGACGGCTGGGAATCGAGCCGATCCAGGAATTGCAATCGCTGCGCGGAGAGAAGCGTCTATCGCTTCGGGACAAGTCACTCGCCGAAGCGAATGCACGGCTCCGGGAGGTTCAAGGCGACATGCTTGAGATTCGATTGGAAATCGAGCCGGGCAGCGCCCGGAAATTCGGAATCAAGGTCCGGCGCACCCCGGACGGAGTAGAGGAAACGCTGCTGTATTATGATGCGAATCAATCGATGCTCTTGGTCGATCGGACGAAAACGACGCAGCATCCGGGGGAAAGTTGCGGAGGGGTCCAGGGCGGCAAGCTGGAGTTGCCGGGCGAGAATCTGAAGCTGCACCTTTATTTGGACCGTTCCATGGTCGAAGCCTATGCCAACGGATTGAAAAGCCTGACGACCCGGGTGTATCCGAGCCGTAAGGATGCCATGGGGCTTGAGGTCTGGGGTGACGACAAGCTGACTGTCACCTCGCTGGAAGTATGGGATATGAAGCCGATCTGGCAAGAAGGGAGCGCCTGA
- a CDS encoding glycoside hydrolase family 32 protein, whose amino-acid sequence MPTTDKMNAMIESNRQHHEDRFRPGFHFSTPSYWMNDPNGLVYYEGEYHLFYQHHPFSNKWGPMHWGHAVSPDLIHWEHRPIALFPDEHGAIFSGCCVVDWNNSSGLFEGSHGLAAIFTHADTCPKTGQPRQRQSLAYSSDKGRTWHKYEGNPVLAEDELIDFRDPKVFWHPQSERWVMVLVAGDHARFYGSKNLLEWTLTGEFGKGEGSHDGVWECPDLFELPMGDSGRSKWVLIISIGDNPSVPEGSRTQYFIGEFDGNTFINDNPEDRILWLDYGRDNYAGVTWSDMPEQDGRRVIIGWMSNWKYASETPTGAWRGAMTLPRVLSLTSRDEGVVLTQRPVREVEQLRQASMSREDVTVMPEAPFTLQTNYDLLEIEADIDIRSGNGVHIHLKSSGKSETRIGYDAEREWLFIDRSHSGLTDFHPSFACEHGAGLAPDNGKIKLHIWLDRNAVEVYANGGLVVLTDQIFPDAPIESVGISTNSGRVILKSLHIHTLNSVPFPNGAVEQPSRGNDA is encoded by the coding sequence ATGCCGACGACAGACAAGATGAACGCGATGATCGAGTCAAATAGGCAGCATCATGAGGATAGATTCAGACCGGGGTTTCATTTTTCAACTCCATCCTACTGGATGAACGATCCAAATGGATTGGTCTATTACGAAGGAGAATATCATCTGTTTTATCAGCATCATCCCTTTAGCAACAAATGGGGGCCGATGCATTGGGGACATGCGGTAAGTCCGGATTTGATCCATTGGGAGCATAGGCCGATCGCTTTGTTCCCGGATGAGCACGGGGCTATTTTTTCCGGCTGCTGCGTGGTGGACTGGAACAACAGCAGCGGACTGTTCGAAGGTTCGCATGGATTGGCCGCTATCTTTACCCATGCGGATACCTGTCCAAAGACCGGACAGCCGCGCCAGCGGCAAAGCCTGGCTTACAGCAGCGATAAAGGCCGTACTTGGCACAAGTATGAGGGGAACCCGGTTCTCGCCGAGGATGAACTAATTGACTTTCGAGATCCGAAAGTGTTCTGGCACCCGCAAAGCGAGCGGTGGGTGATGGTGCTTGTGGCGGGAGACCATGCTCGTTTTTATGGGTCGAAAAATTTACTTGAATGGACGCTAACCGGCGAATTCGGCAAAGGGGAAGGATCGCATGACGGTGTATGGGAATGCCCGGATCTCTTTGAATTGCCGATGGGTGACAGCGGGCGGTCCAAATGGGTGCTGATCATCAGCATTGGGGATAATCCTTCCGTTCCGGAAGGATCGCGAACGCAGTATTTTATTGGTGAGTTCGACGGAAATACATTCATCAATGACAATCCTGAGGATCGGATCTTGTGGCTGGATTATGGACGAGACAACTATGCGGGGGTGACCTGGTCGGATATGCCTGAGCAAGACGGGCGCCGCGTGATCATCGGATGGATGAGCAACTGGAAATATGCCAGCGAGACGCCAACCGGGGCCTGGAGAGGCGCGATGACGTTGCCTCGGGTCTTGTCGTTGACGAGCCGTGACGAGGGGGTGGTGCTGACGCAAAGGCCGGTCCGGGAAGTCGAACAGCTGCGCCAAGCATCGATGAGCCGGGAGGATGTCACAGTCATGCCGGAGGCGCCGTTTACGCTGCAGACGAACTACGATTTGCTGGAAATTGAAGCGGACATCGATATCCGGTCCGGGAACGGAGTCCATATCCATTTGAAATCCTCCGGGAAAAGCGAAACAAGGATCGGCTACGATGCTGAGCGCGAATGGCTATTTATTGACCGCTCGCACTCGGGCTTGACCGATTTCCATCCGTCGTTCGCTTGCGAGCATGGGGCCGGACTGGCACCGGACAATGGAAAGATCAAGCTTCATATCTGGCTGGATCGCAATGCGGTTGAAGTGTATGCAAATGGAGGACTGGTTGTACTGACGGATCAGATTTTCCCTGACGCTCCGATCGAGAGTGTTGGGATAAGCACAAATTCGGGACGGGTTATATTGAAATCACTTCATATCCATACGCTGAATTCCGTTCCTTTTCCTAATGGTGCCGTTGAGCAGCCTTCAAGGGGGAATGACGCGTGA